A genomic stretch from uncultured Pseudodesulfovibrio sp. includes:
- the leuS gene encoding leucine--tRNA ligase, with amino-acid sequence MALGKYTPEAIEKKWQDIWKESGCFEVETDPGKPKYYVLEMFPYPSGKIHMGHVRNYSIGDVVARFKTMQGFNVLHPMGWDAFGLPAENAAIKNETHPAEWTYQNISEMREQLQRLGYSYDWRREIATCRPEYYKWEQKFFLKFLEKGLAYRKDSPQNWCPTCNTVLANEQVEEGLCWRCDSEVEQKDMEQWFLRITDYADELLKDLEGLEKGWPERVLTMQRNWIGKSYGAELTFQVKDMAETIDVFTTRPDTLFGATFMSVAAEHPLVETLIADAENKAEIEAFVNNIRNMDRIKRGADDLEKEGIFTGKYCVNPVTGKDIPIFIANFVLMGYGTGAVMAVPAHDQRDFEFATKYGLAMQAVINPPELHDKGEVLNAADLEAAYTDPGFLINSGDFDGMPNEAAKKAVVEHLDESGKGKMAVNYRLRDWNVSRQRFWGAPIPVIYCEDCGAVPVPEDQLPVLLPENAQVRKDGKSPLPTMEEFVNCECPKCGKAARRETDTFDTFFESSWYYMRYCDPRNDEEALGSEHLDYWMNVDQYIGGIEHAILHLLYSRFFTKALRDTGFVSASEPFSNLLTQGMVLKDGGKMSKSKGNVVDPNSMINQYGADATRLFILFASPPVKELEWSDQGIEGAFRFLSRLWRLVEEMEDVLEPVLPTAATDPQSEAAKKLRFKEHETIRRATRDIENEFQFNTVIAAVMELVNEMYHVKDELKESDPTAMSSAIATAVTLLSPVTPHICEELWQALGHEAGLTSQSWPSYDEKALIKDEVTMVVQVNGKVRGKFQAPNNAPKEDAEKIALELENVVKFIEDKTVRKVIVIPNKLVNIVAN; translated from the coding sequence ATGGCTTTAGGAAAATATACCCCGGAAGCTATCGAGAAGAAGTGGCAGGATATCTGGAAAGAGTCCGGTTGCTTCGAAGTCGAAACAGATCCAGGTAAGCCGAAGTATTATGTGCTGGAGATGTTTCCATATCCGTCCGGCAAGATTCACATGGGTCATGTGCGCAACTACTCCATCGGTGATGTGGTCGCACGCTTCAAGACCATGCAGGGTTTCAACGTGCTGCACCCCATGGGGTGGGACGCGTTTGGTCTGCCTGCCGAGAATGCGGCCATCAAGAACGAGACCCATCCGGCCGAGTGGACGTATCAGAATATCAGCGAGATGCGCGAGCAATTGCAGCGGCTTGGGTATTCCTATGACTGGCGTCGTGAAATTGCGACCTGTCGTCCTGAGTATTACAAGTGGGAACAGAAGTTCTTTCTCAAGTTTCTGGAAAAGGGCCTTGCCTATCGCAAGGATTCTCCCCAGAACTGGTGCCCGACCTGTAACACCGTGCTCGCCAACGAGCAGGTGGAAGAAGGTCTGTGCTGGCGATGTGATTCCGAAGTCGAACAGAAAGACATGGAACAGTGGTTCCTGCGCATCACCGACTACGCCGACGAGCTGTTGAAAGACCTTGAAGGTCTTGAGAAGGGCTGGCCCGAACGCGTGTTGACAATGCAGCGCAACTGGATCGGCAAATCCTATGGTGCCGAGTTGACCTTTCAGGTCAAGGATATGGCTGAAACCATCGACGTGTTCACCACTCGCCCTGACACCCTGTTCGGTGCAACCTTCATGTCTGTGGCTGCCGAGCATCCATTGGTTGAGACGCTTATCGCCGATGCCGAAAACAAGGCTGAGATCGAGGCCTTCGTCAACAATATCCGCAATATGGACCGCATCAAGCGCGGTGCCGACGATCTGGAAAAAGAAGGTATTTTCACAGGTAAATACTGTGTGAACCCGGTCACGGGCAAAGATATCCCCATCTTCATCGCCAACTTCGTGCTCATGGGCTACGGAACTGGTGCTGTCATGGCGGTTCCTGCTCACGATCAGCGCGATTTCGAGTTTGCCACCAAATACGGTTTGGCCATGCAGGCGGTTATCAATCCGCCGGAACTGCATGACAAGGGCGAAGTCCTGAACGCTGCCGATCTTGAAGCCGCTTACACCGACCCGGGATTCCTGATCAACTCCGGCGACTTCGACGGCATGCCCAATGAGGCTGCCAAGAAAGCCGTGGTCGAGCATCTGGACGAGTCCGGCAAGGGCAAGATGGCGGTCAATTACCGCCTGCGTGACTGGAACGTTTCGCGTCAGCGTTTCTGGGGTGCTCCCATCCCGGTCATCTACTGCGAAGATTGTGGTGCGGTGCCTGTCCCCGAGGACCAGTTGCCCGTGCTGTTGCCGGAAAACGCACAGGTGCGCAAGGACGGCAAGTCCCCGCTGCCCACCATGGAAGAGTTCGTGAACTGCGAATGTCCCAAGTGCGGCAAGGCTGCCCGTCGCGAGACCGATACGTTTGATACATTCTTCGAATCTTCCTGGTATTACATGCGCTATTGCGACCCGCGCAATGACGAGGAAGCACTTGGTTCCGAACATCTGGATTACTGGATGAACGTGGACCAGTACATCGGCGGCATCGAGCATGCCATTTTGCATCTGCTCTATTCCCGCTTCTTTACCAAAGCGTTGCGCGATACCGGGTTTGTCTCGGCGAGCGAGCCTTTCTCCAACCTGCTTACGCAGGGCATGGTGCTCAAGGATGGCGGCAAGATGTCCAAATCCAAGGGCAACGTTGTCGATCCCAACTCCATGATCAATCAGTACGGCGCGGATGCCACTCGTTTGTTCATTCTGTTCGCCTCTCCGCCTGTCAAGGAATTGGAGTGGTCCGATCAGGGAATTGAAGGCGCGTTCCGTTTCCTGAGTCGCCTCTGGCGTTTGGTTGAAGAGATGGAAGACGTGTTGGAACCTGTCCTGCCGACGGCTGCGACTGATCCCCAGTCCGAAGCTGCAAAGAAACTTCGCTTCAAGGAACACGAAACCATTCGTCGGGCTACGCGTGACATCGAAAACGAATTCCAGTTCAACACGGTCATTGCGGCTGTCATGGAACTGGTTAACGAGATGTACCACGTCAAGGACGAACTCAAGGAATCCGATCCCACGGCCATGTCTTCAGCCATTGCAACGGCTGTGACATTGCTGTCCCCGGTGACTCCGCACATATGCGAGGAACTGTGGCAGGCTCTGGGGCATGAAGCCGGTCTGACTTCCCAGTCCTGGCCGAGCTATGATGAAAAGGCACTTATCAAGGATGAAGTCACCATGGTCGTTCAGGTCAACGGCAAGGTGCGGGGCAAGTTCCAGGCGCCTAACAATGCTCCTAAGGAAGACGCGGAAAAGATCGCTCTCGAACTGGAGAACGTGGTCAAATTCATCGAAGATAAAACGGTTCGCAAGGTTATCGTCATCCCTAATAAATTGGTAAATATTGTAGCTAATTAG
- a CDS encoding DUF5684 domain-containing protein → MMTLINIAIIVAVCIGMWKTFEKAGEYGWASLIPFYNLWVLNRMGGKEWYWFIGYFIPVVNLVLFIFLSIALARKFGQPGVFAAGLFLLPFIFYPILGFGDARYQH, encoded by the coding sequence ATGATGACATTGATCAACATCGCAATTATCGTCGCCGTCTGTATCGGCATGTGGAAGACATTTGAAAAAGCCGGTGAATACGGTTGGGCCAGCCTCATCCCCTTCTACAATCTGTGGGTTCTCAATCGTATGGGCGGCAAGGAATGGTACTGGTTCATCGGATATTTTATCCCTGTAGTTAATCTGGTGTTGTTTATCTTTCTCTCAATCGCTCTTGCCAGGAAATTCGGACAACCCGGAGTGTTCGCCGCAGGCCTTTTCCTGCTTCCTTTCATCTTTTATCCCATTCTCGGATTTGGAGACGCCAGATATCAACACTAA
- a CDS encoding cysteine hydrolase family protein — MADQTVLVVIDVQNIMFETPGFVPFEGERVLKTIEDLIASARKNNIPVHYIQHTTDGTGSAFEKGSHNWLFRPEIAPQEGDHISLKFSYDAFWKTDFDANLKKLGAEKLIFCGLQTECCVDTTIRSALAHGYENVLIGDAHTSYDNGVLTGEQIVRHHNQTLNRRFCQVVMANDFSFTEQV, encoded by the coding sequence ATGGCCGACCAGACCGTTCTCGTTGTCATTGACGTTCAAAACATCATGTTCGAAACACCAGGCTTTGTTCCATTTGAAGGTGAACGCGTTCTCAAAACCATTGAAGACCTTATAGCATCAGCACGAAAAAACAATATTCCGGTTCATTACATTCAACATACCACAGACGGTACAGGGTCCGCGTTTGAAAAGGGTTCACACAACTGGCTGTTCAGGCCGGAAATTGCTCCGCAAGAAGGCGACCACATCTCCCTGAAATTTTCTTATGATGCTTTCTGGAAGACCGATTTCGACGCCAACCTCAAAAAGCTCGGTGCCGAAAAGCTTATATTTTGTGGTCTACAGACAGAATGCTGTGTGGACACCACCATTCGCAGTGCATTGGCCCACGGATATGAGAATGTACTTATCGGCGATGCGCATACATCATATGATAACGGGGTTCTTACGGGAGAACAGATTGTGAGGCACCACAATCAGACGTTGAACAGACGATTCTGTCAGGTGGTGATGGCAAACGATTTCAGCTTCACAGAGCAGGTGTAA
- a CDS encoding riboflavin synthase yields MFTGLIMGMGRIEAAENRGAETRFRIKALFDLDTIELGESIAVNGVCLTVETYGDNWFTCYASKETTSITSLGGLRVGSSVNLERALAMGDRFGGHIVSGHVDCLAEVAEIRPSGESKIYRLTFDASHGRYVIPKGSITLDGISLTVNDCAPTWLEVNIIPETQKVTTIGGWSPGTTVNMETDIIGKYVERMVTPWVGDKDTGKKKPGITMDYLREHGF; encoded by the coding sequence ATGTTCACAGGTTTAATCATGGGCATGGGCCGCATCGAGGCCGCCGAAAACCGAGGCGCGGAAACGCGTTTTCGCATCAAGGCACTATTCGATCTCGACACCATAGAACTGGGCGAATCCATTGCCGTCAACGGCGTCTGCCTGACCGTGGAAACATACGGTGACAACTGGTTCACCTGCTACGCCTCCAAGGAAACCACCTCAATAACCAGTCTGGGCGGACTGCGTGTAGGCTCCAGTGTCAACCTGGAAAGAGCCCTGGCCATGGGCGACCGCTTCGGCGGACATATTGTTTCGGGCCATGTGGACTGTCTTGCTGAAGTCGCCGAAATTCGCCCATCAGGTGAATCTAAAATTTACCGCCTCACCTTTGACGCTTCGCACGGCAGGTACGTCATCCCCAAAGGGTCAATTACCCTGGACGGCATCAGTCTGACCGTCAACGACTGCGCTCCTACCTGGCTCGAAGTGAACATCATCCCCGAAACACAAAAGGTGACCACCATTGGTGGATGGTCTCCCGGCACCACAGTCAACATGGAAACCGACATCATCGGTAAATATGTGGAACGAATGGTCACACCTTGGGTCGGCGACAAGGACACCGGCAAAAAAAAGCCCGGCATCACCATGGACTATCTTCGGGAACACGGATTTTAA
- a CDS encoding ABC transporter substrate-binding protein, with amino-acid sequence MVKPLRFILLVLACLQALPSRAEPFLEPATQLMYLAEEFKPYSYVENGRQTGLAVEILKLVWKEIQVPEQTILFLPWPRAYAMLKSEKNTVLFSMLRTPEREKLFKWVGPIATSKTFLYAKSTSSISMTSYEDAKGLSVGVVRSYASEDLLTKQSHIINITPLQSVQACIKMLVSGRIDLISLESRIFSKSVQDAGLNPTDFKPVWQVTEMRSYYAFSSDVPDSLINRFQRALDRIRHSRDYTDLVNRYLD; translated from the coding sequence ATGGTAAAGCCCTTACGTTTCATCCTCCTTGTGCTTGCCTGCCTGCAGGCTCTGCCTTCCCGTGCGGAACCATTCCTTGAACCGGCGACACAACTCATGTACCTGGCGGAAGAGTTCAAGCCATATAGTTATGTTGAAAATGGTCGCCAGACAGGATTGGCCGTCGAAATCCTCAAGCTCGTCTGGAAAGAAATACAGGTTCCTGAACAAACAATATTGTTTTTGCCCTGGCCACGGGCATACGCAATGCTCAAATCAGAAAAAAACACGGTCTTATTCTCCATGCTCAGAACTCCTGAACGCGAAAAGCTGTTCAAATGGGTCGGGCCTATCGCAACATCCAAGACCTTTTTATATGCCAAATCAACCAGTTCAATTTCCATGACTTCTTATGAAGATGCCAAAGGGTTGTCTGTGGGTGTTGTCCGTAGTTATGCTTCCGAAGATCTGCTTACCAAACAGAGCCACATAATCAACATCACACCATTACAATCCGTACAGGCGTGTATAAAAATGCTCGTCTCCGGACGCATTGACCTCATCTCACTGGAATCACGTATATTTTCTAAATCCGTCCAAGACGCTGGCTTGAACCCCACGGACTTCAAACCAGTCTGGCAGGTCACGGAAATGCGATCATATTACGCTTTCAGCAGCGACGTTCCCGACAGCCTGATCAATCGTTTTCAGCGGGCTCTTGATCGAATCCGACATTCCCGGGACTACACCGACCTCGTCAACCGTTATCTCGACTGA
- a CDS encoding TetR/AcrR family transcriptional regulator — protein sequence MSEQNTIRVPQQARSIEKKQRLVDAAMSEFGKHGFHGTNAKGIAKAAGVSIGTFYAYFTDKKTILLAIIDQHLSQIDQSVFKTIARKVHEGATGREIIRHAVKMGHESHHHSPELLRVMLSMRYIDEDFQRNASTEYKGITSKLSLFLKTISDCLRVTDMEAAAQVVTNAFEETMHAVATAQPHVEQTRLYEALTDMVSVYLFKDPDAPL from the coding sequence ATGAGCGAACAAAACACTATCAGAGTTCCCCAGCAAGCCCGAAGCATAGAGAAGAAACAACGACTCGTAGATGCGGCCATGTCGGAATTCGGCAAACATGGATTCCATGGGACCAACGCCAAGGGAATTGCCAAGGCAGCCGGAGTTTCCATCGGCACGTTTTACGCCTATTTCACTGACAAGAAGACTATTCTGCTCGCAATAATAGACCAGCACCTGTCACAAATCGACCAGTCAGTATTCAAAACTATTGCGCGTAAAGTTCACGAAGGGGCAACGGGCAGGGAGATCATCCGGCACGCCGTCAAGATGGGACACGAGTCACATCACCACTCCCCGGAGTTGTTGCGCGTGATGCTCTCAATGCGGTACATTGATGAAGATTTCCAACGGAACGCATCGACCGAGTACAAGGGTATCACTTCCAAACTAAGTCTATTCCTGAAAACCATAAGCGACTGCCTCCGTGTCACTGATATGGAGGCGGCAGCCCAGGTCGTGACCAACGCATTTGAAGAAACCATGCACGCAGTAGCCACTGCACAGCCGCATGTGGAACAAACCCGATTATACGAAGCTCTGACCGACATGGTCTCCGTTTATCTTTTCAAGGACCCGGACGCCCCACTCTAG
- a CDS encoding class I SAM-dependent methyltransferase: MNFIYREQGSHVMSWRSQWTLDNPIRGMLQSPQKMFGHMVKPGMTVVETGCGTGFFTMALACMVGLTGKVIAVDIQAEALAKLEEKVERAGLHRQVETWKCEADDIGVLPKADFVLSAYMAHEVPDISAYFCRMAQCIKRNCRMLLAEPKFHVSSSSYNEEVAAAIRAGFELDKLPSIFLSHAAVLRRG; this comes from the coding sequence ATGAACTTTATATATCGAGAACAAGGCAGTCATGTCATGTCATGGCGCAGCCAATGGACTTTGGACAACCCCATACGCGGAATGCTTCAGTCCCCGCAAAAAATGTTTGGGCACATGGTAAAACCAGGCATGACTGTTGTTGAAACGGGGTGCGGAACCGGCTTTTTCACCATGGCCCTGGCCTGCATGGTTGGACTCACCGGCAAGGTCATCGCCGTTGACATCCAGGCCGAAGCCTTGGCGAAACTTGAAGAAAAAGTCGAGCGAGCAGGACTGCATCGACAGGTTGAAACCTGGAAATGCGAAGCAGATGATATCGGCGTATTGCCCAAAGCGGATTTTGTCCTCTCTGCCTATATGGCCCACGAGGTACCGGACATAAGCGCATATTTCTGCCGCATGGCACAATGCATCAAACGAAATTGCCGCATGCTTCTGGCAGAACCCAAATTTCATGTTTCTTCGTCCAGCTACAACGAGGAAGTTGCCGCCGCCATCAGGGCTGGATTCGAACTGGACAAGCTGCCTTCCATCTTTCTCAGCCATGCGGCAGTCCTCAGAAGAGGTTGA
- the ribD gene encoding bifunctional diaminohydroxyphosphoribosylaminopyrimidine deaminase/5-amino-6-(5-phosphoribosylamino)uracil reductase RibD, producing the protein MAEAVSLAYQGRGSTAPNPCVGAVLVDNDRIVAHGWHTMYGQLHAERECLAHARKKGVDPAGLTMFVTLEPCNHHGKTPPCTEAIIEAGITKVIVGTRDPNPVAAGGVEKLESHGIEVVVGVLEQQCKDLIADFLLWQNSHSPFNIIKMAATLDGKIASSERKPEPISSPESFARVHELRGMVGAVVVGGNTFYADDPSLNCRMEKLSPDFIQPLGVIVTSRLPEDPAAHTLLRKRPERAIFMTTEAAARSEAADHLRARGTSVWPLPGHPGGLALSCGFERLRYEKGCHYTLCEGGGRFAMALINQGLADELVHFVTPRILGDNTAPAAYSGRSSVSMAESVDFRIIKTETTGSDIMLTLRTK; encoded by the coding sequence ATGGCCGAGGCCGTGAGCCTTGCCTATCAAGGTCGTGGCAGCACTGCGCCCAACCCCTGCGTGGGGGCTGTCCTCGTGGACAATGACCGGATCGTGGCCCATGGATGGCATACCATGTACGGTCAATTGCATGCAGAACGGGAATGCCTTGCTCATGCCCGAAAAAAGGGCGTTGACCCTGCCGGGTTGACCATGTTCGTCACCCTTGAGCCGTGCAACCACCACGGCAAAACCCCTCCCTGCACTGAAGCCATCATTGAAGCGGGTATAACCAAAGTCATTGTCGGAACCCGCGACCCCAACCCCGTTGCCGCAGGTGGCGTGGAAAAGTTGGAAAGTCACGGTATTGAAGTTGTGGTGGGCGTCCTTGAACAGCAATGCAAGGATCTCATCGCCGATTTTCTGCTCTGGCAAAACTCCCATTCCCCGTTCAATATCATCAAAATGGCTGCAACGCTGGACGGAAAAATCGCATCAAGCGAAAGAAAGCCCGAACCGATCTCCAGCCCTGAATCCTTTGCCCGGGTCCATGAACTGCGGGGCATGGTCGGAGCCGTAGTCGTCGGAGGTAACACGTTCTACGCCGACGACCCCAGCCTGAACTGTCGCATGGAAAAACTGTCCCCAGATTTTATCCAGCCCCTCGGCGTCATCGTGACGTCTCGACTGCCGGAAGACCCCGCAGCGCACACCCTGCTCCGCAAACGCCCGGAACGAGCCATTTTTATGACGACTGAAGCTGCTGCTCGCAGCGAAGCAGCTGACCATTTAAGAGCCCGCGGCACTTCGGTCTGGCCGTTGCCCGGACACCCGGGCGGTTTGGCTCTTTCCTGCGGATTCGAGCGCCTCCGTTACGAAAAGGGGTGCCATTACACCCTATGTGAAGGCGGTGGTCGATTTGCCATGGCCCTCATAAATCAAGGGCTAGCCGATGAGCTTGTCCACTTCGTCACACCTCGCATACTCGGAGACAATACCGCTCCTGCAGCCTATTCAGGTCGATCATCCGTATCCATGGCTGAGTCTGTCGATTTCCGTATCATCAAAACGGAAACCACAGGTTCAGACATCATGCTGACTTTACGGACAAAATAA
- a CDS encoding cytidine/deoxycytidylate deaminase family protein — protein MPNRLPWPEYFMRIAHLVAQRSTCTRRAVGAIAVRDKRILATGYNGVPTNIAHCEEIGCLRDKLGIPSGERHELCRGLHAEQNVIIQAATHNMDLKGCDIYCTTKPCILCTKMLINCEVQNIYYSENYPDELSEEMLAEAGVNYVFMEGEFI, from the coding sequence ATGCCGAACAGATTGCCCTGGCCTGAATATTTCATGCGTATCGCCCACCTTGTGGCTCAGCGCTCCACATGCACCCGCCGAGCAGTGGGTGCCATCGCTGTCCGCGACAAGCGCATCCTGGCCACCGGCTACAACGGTGTCCCCACAAACATTGCCCACTGCGAAGAGATTGGATGCCTCCGCGACAAGCTCGGCATTCCATCCGGTGAACGCCATGAGCTGTGCCGGGGACTCCACGCCGAACAAAACGTCATCATCCAGGCAGCCACGCACAACATGGACCTCAAGGGGTGCGATATTTACTGCACCACCAAGCCCTGTATTCTGTGCACCAAGATGCTCATAAACTGCGAAGTTCAGAATATCTATTATTCCGAAAACTACCCTGACGAGTTGTCCGAAGAAATGCTCGCCGAGGCTGGAGTGAATTATGTGTTCATGGAAGGCGAATTCATCTAG
- a CDS encoding zinc ribbon domain-containing protein produces the protein MPIYEYICKECGNEFEELIFSQDAPVPCPKCGSPKTEKLMSACAIQTDGGGLNLDALQESSCGSGG, from the coding sequence ATGCCAATATACGAATATATCTGCAAGGAATGCGGTAACGAATTCGAAGAACTCATCTTTTCTCAGGATGCTCCCGTTCCATGCCCGAAATGTGGCTCCCCAAAAACGGAAAAACTTATGAGTGCGTGCGCTATTCAAACCGATGGCGGCGGACTCAATCTTGATGCCTTGCAAGAGTCAAGCTGTGGTTCCGGCGGCTGA
- a CDS encoding periplasmic heavy metal sensor: MNKKNITITALAAVLVLSMAAMAMAGQGYGRGHGGGYGCGGNGVYSQLTPEKQVAVDKIFDKYQPKFTELRDQIWAKHATLQAMVNGGNADEQKISKLTTDITKLRDQMRDTRDAMQVELEKETGIVAFNGRGQGRGQGRGYNGDCYGQGGGAGLNCTGQGPRFN, encoded by the coding sequence ATGAACAAAAAGAACATCACCATCACGGCTTTGGCGGCGGTTCTGGTCCTGAGTATGGCTGCAATGGCCATGGCTGGTCAGGGGTATGGCAGAGGCCACGGAGGCGGTTACGGTTGCGGAGGCAACGGCGTCTACAGCCAACTGACCCCGGAAAAGCAGGTCGCAGTTGACAAGATTTTTGATAAATATCAGCCTAAGTTCACCGAATTGCGTGACCAGATCTGGGCCAAGCATGCCACGCTGCAGGCCATGGTCAATGGCGGCAACGCTGACGAGCAGAAGATCTCCAAGCTGACGACCGATATCACAAAGCTGCGCGATCAGATGCGTGATACCCGTGACGCCATGCAGGTCGAGCTCGAAAAGGAAACCGGGATCGTGGCATTCAATGGTCGCGGTCAAGGTCGCGGTCAGGGCCGTGGTTATAACGGAGATTGTTACGGACAGGGCGGTGGCGCCGGGCTTAATTGCACCGGACAGGGCCCCCGTTTTAATTAA
- a CDS encoding DUF4405 domain-containing protein — protein MRKITSLTGLLSFLITLLTSVILYIVPEGRVAYWADWHMLGLTKTQWGDIHTTVGTLFLVVMFLHIWLNWKPLVAYMKNRAREFVVMTVPMIISLALTLFVIIGTLLGLPPMQQLLDFSAEIKEEATTTYGNPPYGHAETSPLIKFCGFLGLDATKAVETLHAAGYDSTINEQTLIKDIARSRGTSPQQVYDTIRSGQNVDVYASMPAVPPAGTGKLKVADICKTYGLDVEDVLAKLKAAGMDATPESSFKSLADQYGGTPKDVYLIIKGE, from the coding sequence ATGAGGAAAATTACATCTCTGACAGGCCTTTTGTCTTTTCTTATCACGCTGTTGACCAGCGTGATTTTGTACATTGTGCCCGAGGGAAGGGTTGCCTATTGGGCGGACTGGCATATGCTCGGGCTGACCAAGACCCAGTGGGGGGATATTCACACCACCGTGGGGACGCTCTTCCTTGTCGTCATGTTTCTGCACATCTGGCTGAACTGGAAACCGCTCGTGGCCTATATGAAGAATCGGGCGCGTGAATTCGTGGTCATGACCGTGCCCATGATTATCAGCCTGGCACTGACGCTGTTCGTCATTATCGGTACGCTGCTCGGTCTGCCGCCCATGCAGCAACTGCTTGATTTTTCGGCGGAGATAAAAGAAGAGGCCACAACCACATATGGAAACCCCCCGTATGGGCATGCCGAAACCAGCCCGCTCATTAAATTCTGTGGATTCCTGGGTCTTGATGCCACAAAGGCCGTGGAGACCCTCCATGCAGCCGGGTATGACTCCACCATTAATGAACAGACGCTCATCAAGGATATTGCCCGTTCCAGAGGGACAAGCCCCCAACAGGTCTACGACACCATTCGCAGTGGGCAGAATGTTGACGTGTATGCATCCATGCCCGCTGTGCCGCCCGCCGGCACCGGCAAACTCAAGGTCGCGGATATCTGCAAGACGTACGGTCTCGATGTTGAAGACGTTCTTGCGAAGCTCAAGGCGGCTGGCATGGACGCCACTCCCGAAAGTTCCTTCAAGTCTCTGGCAGATCAGTACGGCGGTACTCCCAAGGACGTGTATCTGATCATCAAAGGCGAGTAG